A DNA window from Nitrospira sp. contains the following coding sequences:
- a CDS encoding hypothetical protein (Evidence 5 : Unknown function; MaGe:77310850), with translation MRFRQMQSLQLESDLLEFFPAHSNTICHRLEYWHFTFLAEEVWCETDGLGRNSFGEPGVVRRMRWEE, from the coding sequence ATGCGATTTCGGCAGATGCAATCTTTACAGTTGGAGAGTGACCTGCTAGAGTTTTTCCCCGCGCATTCGAATACGATTTGTCATCGGCTCGAATATTGGCATTTCACTTTTCTGGCAGAGGAGGTTTGGTGTGAAACAGATGGCTTGGGGCGCAATTCTTTTGGGGAGCCTGGTGTGGTTAGGCGGATGCGCTGGGAAGAGTGA
- a CDS encoding hypothetical protein (Evidence 4 : Unknown function but conserved in other organisms; MaGe:77310851): MKQMAWGAILLGSLVWLGGCAGKSEEVPMNVGLAPVTTPAAVAPVSSVKVVVIPFQDDRSDRMKLGIRRTRVGADQTLTVKSGTVGEATAKAFADYLIRKGWRAQYVSSASQTGGADVVISGKILELSTDTHGMIGSTDITAKSKMTVQASNQVDGSSITSTNSHTGNYTVFWYAPEDGEELLSEVLERNFEKFMSSTKFDGAALRFR; encoded by the coding sequence GTGAAACAGATGGCTTGGGGCGCAATTCTTTTGGGGAGCCTGGTGTGGTTAGGCGGATGCGCTGGGAAGAGTGAAGAGGTGCCGATGAATGTAGGGCTTGCGCCTGTGACAACGCCGGCCGCAGTGGCTCCCGTCAGCTCGGTCAAAGTGGTGGTGATTCCTTTTCAGGACGACCGGTCCGACCGGATGAAGTTGGGGATTCGCCGCACGCGCGTGGGGGCCGATCAGACTTTGACCGTCAAGAGTGGGACCGTTGGAGAAGCCACGGCCAAAGCGTTTGCCGATTATCTGATCCGCAAGGGATGGCGGGCGCAGTATGTGTCGTCGGCCAGTCAGACCGGTGGAGCGGATGTGGTGATCTCGGGAAAGATTCTCGAGTTGTCGACAGACACGCATGGCATGATCGGCTCTACGGACATTACCGCGAAGAGTAAAATGACGGTTCAGGCATCTAATCAAGTGGATGGAAGTTCGATTACCAGCACCAATAGCCACACAGGGAACTACACCGTGTTCTGGTATGCCCCGGAAGATGGAGAGGAGCTGCTGAGCGAAGTCCTGGAACGGAACTTTGAAAAATTCATGAGTTCGACCAAATTCGATGGAGCGGCCCTGCGTTTCCGCTAA
- a CDS encoding putative endolytic peptidoglycan transglycosylase RlpA (Evidence 3 : Putative function from multiple computational evidences; MaGe:77310852) — protein sequence MTHQSCNTHPRTGLSGVLLAILCVSFGACSWVPKGETGLDVGIKDRGIASWYGERFHGKQAANGELFDMQALTAAHRTLPLGSMVRVVNLTNGKHVRVRINDRGPYVNGRILDLSQAAAVKLGMVQNGLSIIQLEVVGDRRPDFVLAEEEAPSAQSALLSVHYLDPLAIRVPPVSTVELPISSSAHRPRILPTDVLIQRRIRRVPSFLAVDHTAHTENVVLVIA from the coding sequence ATGACACATCAAAGCTGCAACACCCATCCGCGCACCGGCCTTTCCGGGGTTCTTTTGGCCATCCTCTGTGTATCGTTCGGGGCTTGCTCATGGGTGCCGAAGGGAGAAACGGGGCTGGATGTCGGGATTAAGGACCGTGGCATTGCCTCCTGGTATGGTGAACGGTTTCATGGCAAGCAGGCTGCCAACGGAGAGTTGTTCGATATGCAGGCCTTGACCGCCGCGCACCGGACCCTTCCGCTCGGCAGCATGGTGCGGGTGGTGAATCTCACGAACGGCAAACATGTGCGGGTGCGGATTAATGACCGCGGCCCCTATGTGAATGGCCGAATCCTCGATCTCTCCCAGGCTGCAGCGGTGAAGCTGGGGATGGTTCAGAACGGATTGTCTATCATTCAATTGGAAGTTGTCGGTGACCGTCGTCCGGACTTTGTCCTGGCTGAAGAAGAGGCCCCGTCGGCGCAATCCGCGCTCCTCAGTGTGCATTACCTCGATCCATTGGCCATCCGAGTTCCTCCCGTGTCTACAGTAGAATTGCCAATTTCCTCGTCGGCGCATCGGCCTCGCATTCTGCCGACCGATGTGCTGATACAGCGGCGTATTCGCCGCGTGCCGTCTTTCTTAGCCGTCGATCATACGGCCCATACCGAAAACGTCGTGCTGGTTATCGCATAA
- a CDS encoding hypothetical protein (Evidence 4 : Unknown function but conserved in other organisms; MaGe:77310853), with translation MAKKTAGESEETKLKKKLIAKKADDGGAAVRSLRKRLKREQRRRRSLALRQKHAAGKKAATPAK, from the coding sequence ATGGCGAAGAAGACGGCAGGAGAATCCGAAGAAACCAAGTTGAAGAAGAAGCTCATCGCTAAGAAAGCCGATGACGGCGGAGCTGCGGTGCGGTCATTGCGGAAACGGCTGAAGCGGGAACAGCGCCGCCGACGGTCGTTAGCGCTTAGACAGAAACATGCCGCAGGAAAGAAGGCCGCGACGCCTGCGAAGTAG
- a CDS encoding hypothetical protein (Evidence 4 : Unknown function but conserved in other organisms; MaGe:77310854), producing MEHPRQASPSAETPDALPASDELADKVAEDLALTPAASQEEVIAEAAETVPLEEEKVKDEIEIQIDLLSDPDWVVRREAVITLGEMADERCVEPLARALRDGDWQVREVAIEALGQVGSPAVEILLKLLRDWDVRKYAILALGKIRDERVLDPLMVQLRNDEFKDDAINALVELGEPAVPKFIAALRDKEESVRQSAVLGLGRIKHSESIDPLIAMLQDKDWFTRLIAAAALESIGDDRGREAIKPLLKDSDMVVKMRVERILAKWKKTPVSQPANA from the coding sequence ATGGAACACCCCCGTCAAGCATCCCCGTCCGCTGAGACGCCCGACGCACTTCCGGCCAGCGATGAGCTCGCCGACAAGGTGGCCGAAGATTTGGCGCTGACTCCTGCGGCATCGCAGGAAGAAGTGATTGCGGAAGCCGCCGAGACTGTCCCTCTTGAAGAAGAGAAAGTCAAAGACGAGATCGAGATCCAGATCGATCTGCTCAGCGATCCGGATTGGGTGGTGCGCCGCGAAGCCGTCATTACGCTCGGCGAGATGGCCGACGAACGGTGTGTCGAGCCGCTGGCTCGCGCGTTGCGCGACGGCGACTGGCAGGTGCGTGAAGTGGCCATCGAAGCGCTCGGGCAGGTTGGCTCTCCAGCCGTCGAAATTCTCTTGAAGCTGCTTCGCGATTGGGATGTGCGGAAGTACGCCATCTTGGCGCTCGGGAAGATTCGCGATGAGCGCGTGCTGGATCCTTTGATGGTGCAGTTGCGGAACGACGAGTTCAAAGACGACGCGATCAATGCGCTTGTGGAACTCGGCGAGCCGGCGGTGCCGAAGTTTATCGCCGCGCTGAGAGATAAAGAAGAGAGCGTTCGTCAGAGCGCCGTGTTGGGCTTGGGCCGGATCAAGCACAGCGAGTCGATCGATCCACTTATCGCCATGTTGCAGGATAAAGACTGGTTTACCAGATTGATTGCGGCGGCCGCATTGGAGTCGATCGGCGATGACCGGGGGCGCGAGGCGATCAAGCCCTTGCTCAAGGATTCCGATATGGTGGTGAAGATGCGAGTCGAGCGGATTCTGGCTAAGTGGAAGAAGACGCCGGTCTCCCAACCGGCGAATGCGTAG
- a CDS encoding hypothetical protein (Evidence 4 : Unknown function but conserved in other organisms; MaGe:77310855), which produces MLKFLGILLLIAAAFGAGYFVGQRPVGTLQHTVTDLQESITKLSRNVLDTTQGIERDLRRRQGLVDAKSRVVQAKANLFERNFGDAAKELGEAVTVLEVAAKGVKADPTLDAVRELASALREVRLEVAMGKPMPMKRLDEIQLRLDKELSR; this is translated from the coding sequence ATGCTCAAATTTCTTGGAATCTTGCTCCTGATCGCCGCCGCATTCGGAGCAGGTTACTTTGTCGGCCAGCGCCCAGTCGGCACCCTCCAACACACCGTGACCGACTTGCAGGAATCGATCACGAAGCTGTCGCGCAATGTCTTGGATACCACACAGGGCATCGAGCGGGATTTGCGGCGTCGCCAGGGGCTTGTGGATGCGAAATCGCGGGTCGTGCAAGCGAAGGCTAATCTATTCGAGCGCAATTTTGGGGACGCCGCGAAAGAATTGGGGGAAGCGGTCACGGTGTTGGAAGTCGCAGCGAAGGGGGTAAAGGCCGATCCTACACTCGACGCGGTTCGTGAGCTGGCCAGCGCGTTGCGCGAAGTGCGCTTAGAAGTGGCGATGGGGAAACCGATGCCGATGAAACGGCTCGACGAAATTCAGTTGAGGCTCGACAAAGAACTCAGCCGGTAG
- a CDS encoding HEAT repeat domain-containing protein (MaGe:77310856) produces the protein MRAQRSARAAAFCCAMMVGLSFFLTAPLESLAATTSASVQDKDLSALFKAGDYPAIVQRFQALPKDATPSKEMLRLAFQSFVKLGRGEEALPLYPRIQSEGQPDDLALLNPLALSLVTSRVRDQKEHVRIAAYTVLAELGIPETGPLLEDGLLNSSVLVRARAAEAIGRAGLAAKSGALKRAIHDEAPSVRIAAMNALGDAHVVEMKPRLIQVGRTEDGPEAIFAYAALFKMGQTDMLADITNAATLPDAEIRMAAIGVLGRLKRPASLAVLSQAVYDPNPSVRAFAAGALGEFGSPGGVAPLTHALGDEMAMVRGIAAGSLGRLGLKENRPLLQTLTRDPSLQVRASAAESLLRLGDSSVLLMAADLARNPDPSIRGSAAQALSATSDKEALSLLQALLQDQQPLPRLMAAKALGKVTGPVIPILLKGLQDSDEAVRIAAAGSLLQQTARAARPARRP, from the coding sequence GTGCGCGCGCAACGGAGTGCCAGGGCTGCGGCATTCTGTTGCGCCATGATGGTCGGCCTCTCTTTCTTTCTTACCGCGCCACTCGAATCTCTAGCGGCCACCACCTCGGCATCCGTCCAAGACAAGGACCTCTCCGCACTCTTCAAGGCAGGCGACTACCCAGCCATCGTGCAACGGTTTCAAGCTCTCCCCAAAGACGCCACGCCGTCAAAAGAGATGCTCCGCCTGGCGTTCCAGAGCTTCGTAAAACTCGGACGCGGGGAAGAAGCCTTGCCGTTATATCCTCGTATTCAATCGGAGGGCCAGCCGGACGATCTGGCCTTGCTCAACCCTCTGGCGCTCAGCCTCGTGACTAGCCGCGTGCGCGATCAGAAAGAGCATGTGCGGATCGCAGCCTACACGGTCCTGGCCGAGTTGGGCATCCCAGAAACCGGCCCGCTGCTGGAAGACGGCCTGCTGAATAGCTCAGTGTTGGTGCGGGCGCGCGCCGCGGAAGCGATCGGACGCGCCGGGCTCGCCGCCAAGTCGGGCGCGCTCAAGCGGGCGATTCACGACGAAGCGCCGAGTGTCCGTATCGCCGCCATGAATGCGCTGGGCGATGCCCATGTCGTAGAGATGAAGCCGCGGCTGATCCAAGTCGGCCGGACTGAAGATGGACCCGAAGCCATCTTTGCGTATGCCGCTCTTTTCAAAATGGGCCAGACCGACATGCTGGCTGACATCACAAACGCCGCCACCCTGCCCGATGCCGAAATCCGCATGGCCGCGATCGGCGTGCTGGGACGGCTGAAACGGCCGGCCAGCCTCGCCGTGCTCAGTCAAGCCGTGTATGATCCCAACCCATCCGTGCGGGCCTTTGCCGCCGGCGCGCTGGGCGAGTTCGGATCTCCCGGAGGAGTCGCCCCACTGACTCATGCGCTGGGCGATGAAATGGCGATGGTACGCGGCATCGCAGCAGGCAGTCTCGGCCGATTGGGACTGAAAGAAAATCGTCCCTTGCTCCAAACCCTTACCAGAGACCCCAGCTTGCAAGTGCGCGCCAGTGCCGCGGAAAGCCTGTTGCGCCTGGGCGACTCATCGGTCTTGCTCATGGCCGCCGATCTGGCCAGGAATCCGGACCCGTCTATTCGCGGCAGCGCGGCCCAGGCATTGAGCGCAACCTCCGACAAGGAAGCGCTGTCGCTGCTGCAGGCCTTGCTTCAAGATCAGCAGCCGCTGCCGCGCCTCATGGCCGCGAAGGCCTTAGGAAAGGTGACAGGCCCCGTCATCCCCATTCTGCTGAAAGGCTTGCAGGACTCCGATGAAGCGGTGCGCATTGCCGCAGCCGGCAGCCTCTTGCAACAGACCGCGCGCGCCGCGCGCCCCGCGCGTCGGCCATAG
- a CDS encoding Maltodextrin phosphorylase (MaGe:77310857) → MDTVENTNAIPKHLPQSLARLAELSQNIWWSWTLEARQLFEQIDPTLWYFTHHNPVRLLQEVKPERFQHLIHDPMFVRHYSAVMKSFDEYRLGNGTWYGKKYGQPKSPSIAYFSAEFGLHNSIPIYSGGLGILAGDHCKEASDLGLPFVGIGFMYPQGYFRQRITPEGWQEAAYSPFNREESPIRPALTPSGAPCKITVAMGHRTVAAQVWRVDVGRIVLYLIDTDVPENTPENRALSARLYGGDQEIRLCQEILLGIGGVRMLRELGINPTVFHANEGHSAFLTLERIREFVQKGSTLAEASELVRQSTVFTTHTPVPAGHDVFPHYLMDRYFAGYWEQLGLSREEFLRLGETPESRGQGFNMTALAMNQAAHVNGVSIEHGRVSREMWQHHWPGLTMDLIPIKSVTNGIHAPTWIGPEMNQLYGKFLGPDWADRCDEQAMWQRVSDIPDNQLWAVRQLMKRKLMGFIRERARTGWINGHLQSSQVIARGTLLDPEALTLGFARRFATYKRATLLFRDLERLKRLLQNHWRPVQLVFAGKAHPADEPGRYFIHEVVNFCNDHKLGGHVAFLEDYDMHMAKFLVQGVDIWLNTPRFPLEASGTSGMKAALNGVINCSVLDGWWKEGYNGANGWGIEPLPPSADQQEQDAHDSEELYRLLEEEVVPLYYQRDLDGTPRGWLQMVKECIRTVAPQFCTKRMVKDYVETMYSGASARTPSSW, encoded by the coding sequence GTGGATACTGTCGAGAATACGAATGCTATTCCCAAACACCTCCCGCAAAGCTTAGCCCGGCTAGCCGAGCTCTCACAAAACATTTGGTGGAGCTGGACGCTGGAGGCCAGGCAGCTATTCGAACAGATCGATCCGACCCTCTGGTACTTCACCCATCACAACCCGGTTCGTCTGCTCCAGGAGGTGAAACCAGAACGGTTCCAGCACCTCATACACGATCCAATGTTTGTCCGGCACTACTCGGCGGTGATGAAGAGCTTCGACGAATACCGCCTGGGCAACGGCACATGGTACGGCAAGAAGTACGGCCAGCCGAAGAGCCCCTCCATCGCCTACTTCTCAGCAGAGTTCGGCCTGCATAATTCCATCCCTATCTATAGCGGAGGTCTCGGCATCCTCGCGGGCGACCATTGTAAAGAAGCCAGCGACCTGGGCCTGCCGTTCGTGGGCATCGGCTTCATGTATCCGCAGGGCTACTTTCGTCAACGGATCACGCCGGAAGGCTGGCAGGAAGCCGCCTATTCGCCGTTCAACCGCGAAGAATCCCCGATCCGCCCGGCTCTCACCCCGTCGGGCGCACCTTGCAAAATCACGGTGGCGATGGGCCATCGCACGGTGGCCGCGCAAGTTTGGCGCGTCGACGTCGGACGCATCGTGCTCTATTTGATCGATACCGATGTCCCGGAAAATACCCCTGAAAATCGAGCGCTCTCGGCACGCCTCTACGGCGGCGACCAAGAGATTCGCCTCTGCCAGGAAATCCTCCTCGGCATCGGCGGCGTGCGGATGCTGCGGGAACTCGGGATCAATCCGACCGTCTTCCATGCCAATGAGGGACACTCGGCGTTTCTCACGCTGGAACGCATTCGTGAATTCGTCCAAAAGGGATCGACCCTCGCCGAGGCCAGTGAACTGGTCCGCCAAAGCACCGTCTTTACGACCCATACCCCGGTCCCGGCCGGCCACGATGTTTTCCCGCACTACCTCATGGACCGCTACTTCGCTGGCTATTGGGAGCAACTTGGATTGAGCCGCGAGGAATTCCTCCGGCTGGGTGAAACACCGGAATCGCGCGGGCAGGGTTTCAATATGACGGCGCTCGCGATGAACCAGGCCGCGCACGTGAACGGCGTCAGCATCGAACATGGCCGCGTCTCGCGCGAGATGTGGCAGCACCATTGGCCCGGTCTCACGATGGATCTGATCCCGATCAAGAGTGTGACGAACGGCATTCATGCTCCAACATGGATTGGCCCGGAGATGAACCAGCTCTACGGCAAATTCCTCGGTCCGGACTGGGCCGATCGCTGCGACGAGCAGGCCATGTGGCAGCGCGTCAGCGATATTCCCGACAACCAACTTTGGGCCGTGCGGCAACTGATGAAGCGGAAACTCATGGGTTTCATCCGCGAACGCGCCAGAACCGGCTGGATCAACGGCCACCTGCAATCCTCGCAAGTCATCGCCCGCGGAACCTTGCTCGATCCCGAAGCCTTGACGCTGGGGTTCGCCCGCCGTTTCGCCACGTACAAACGAGCCACCTTGCTCTTCCGCGACCTCGAACGGCTGAAGCGGTTGTTGCAAAATCATTGGCGGCCCGTGCAACTCGTGTTCGCCGGCAAAGCCCATCCGGCCGATGAGCCGGGACGCTACTTCATCCATGAAGTGGTGAATTTCTGCAACGACCATAAACTCGGCGGCCACGTCGCGTTTCTCGAAGACTACGACATGCACATGGCCAAGTTTCTCGTGCAGGGCGTGGATATCTGGCTCAACACACCGCGCTTCCCGCTTGAAGCCAGCGGCACGAGCGGCATGAAGGCCGCGCTGAATGGCGTCATCAATTGCAGCGTGCTCGACGGCTGGTGGAAAGAAGGCTACAACGGCGCAAACGGCTGGGGGATCGAACCGCTGCCGCCGTCGGCCGACCAACAGGAGCAGGATGCCCATGACTCGGAAGAGCTCTACCGCCTGCTTGAAGAAGAAGTCGTCCCCCTTTACTATCAGCGCGACCTCGACGGCACGCCGCGAGGCTGGCTCCAAATGGTGAAGGAATGTATCCGGACGGTCGCCCCGCAGTTTTGCACGAAGCGCATGGTGAAGGACTACGTCGAGACGATGTACAGCGGAGCCTCTGCCCGCACGCCATCGTCGTGGTAA
- a CDS encoding hypothetical protein (Evidence 4 : Unknown function but conserved in other organisms; MaGe:77310858): protein MGTANKEYQAQLRQLAELMLAVSGESVTMMKRNAPEQALKLKRQDEWGIYLEFLKIMFNLTDRLTALHIPIKDQMEFMNGLEDAVTTQLKAVLEPAFGNNADQMEIVLTVGNAVAESRDLYEKYKFLITEDSKAKNELFQSFSGRVAEALGAPQNGQVIAAATLCASAIIPAVSAVLKGEAPPSAAPSTPGQQPILVSSDEPAKKGPTGQDIKLVSLMSNVNGEEVETRWGLHPRFRGDLTPTELQQLTKHLNRVAKILGERYAAVAFSEEWSSWHKTGHA, encoded by the coding sequence ATGGGAACCGCTAACAAAGAATACCAAGCGCAACTTCGCCAACTCGCTGAGCTCATGCTCGCCGTCTCCGGCGAATCGGTCACGATGATGAAGCGCAACGCCCCGGAGCAGGCGCTGAAGCTGAAGCGGCAAGATGAGTGGGGCATCTATCTCGAATTCTTGAAAATCATGTTCAACCTAACCGACCGGCTGACAGCACTGCACATCCCGATCAAAGATCAGATGGAATTCATGAACGGCCTGGAAGATGCTGTAACGACCCAACTCAAGGCCGTGCTGGAACCGGCATTTGGCAACAATGCCGATCAGATGGAAATCGTCCTGACGGTCGGCAATGCCGTGGCGGAAAGCCGCGACCTCTACGAGAAATACAAATTCCTCATCACCGAAGATTCAAAAGCGAAGAACGAACTGTTTCAATCCTTTTCCGGACGTGTCGCCGAGGCGCTCGGCGCGCCGCAGAACGGCCAGGTGATTGCCGCCGCAACCCTCTGCGCCAGCGCCATCATCCCAGCCGTCAGCGCCGTGCTCAAGGGCGAGGCGCCCCCCTCCGCCGCACCCTCGACACCCGGCCAGCAACCCATACTGGTCTCCAGCGACGAACCGGCCAAGAAAGGTCCGACGGGACAGGACATTAAACTTGTGAGCCTCATGTCCAACGTGAATGGCGAAGAAGTCGAAACGCGCTGGGGCCTCCATCCGCGTTTTCGCGGAGATCTCACGCCCACTGAGTTGCAGCAACTCACCAAACACTTAAACCGAGTTGCAAAAATCCTTGGCGAACGCTACGCCGCCGTGGCATTCTCTGAGGAATGGAGCTCGTGGCACAAGACCGGACACGCCTGA
- a CDS encoding hypothetical protein (Evidence 4 : Unknown function but conserved in other organisms; MaGe:77310859), translating to MKKKRSESSAQGRRVVKSVKHIPDSQIDFSDIPEATDGELRRMRRVGRPSSGMAKQLIAIRLSPRLLDQLRKMAAKQKKPYQTLIHELLEKAASQAV from the coding sequence ATGAAAAAGAAACGGTCCGAATCATCAGCGCAAGGCAGACGAGTCGTAAAGAGCGTCAAGCATATACCCGACTCGCAAATTGACTTTTCCGACATTCCCGAAGCCACGGATGGCGAGTTGCGGCGCATGCGGCGAGTCGGCCGGCCTTCGAGCGGCATGGCGAAGCAGCTGATCGCCATTCGTCTTTCGCCACGGTTATTAGACCAGCTCAGGAAGATGGCGGCCAAGCAAAAGAAACCGTATCAGACTCTCATTCACGAACTGCTGGAAAAGGCCGCTTCCCAAGCCGTCTGA
- a CDS encoding hypothetical protein (Evidence 5 : Unknown function; MaGe:77310860), with protein MTDTSSDTGIRYRAMLMQWTGEERFIMGCDMRDTFRAFIEASLREHDPNATAETIRKGLFFASTDMNSILRLAPRLSQPLSEQRIPWLGR; from the coding sequence GTGACAGATACATCATCTGATACGGGCATCCGGTATCGAGCCATGCTGATGCAGTGGACCGGAGAAGAGCGGTTTATTATGGGATGCGATATGCGCGATACCTTCCGCGCGTTCATTGAAGCTTCCTTGCGGGAGCACGATCCGAATGCCACGGCGGAGACCATTCGCAAGGGACTTTTCTTCGCTTCGACGGACATGAATTCAATACTGAGACTCGCACCAAGACTCTCGCAGCCATTGAGCGAGCAGCGGATTCCGTGGCTGGGTAGATGA
- a CDS encoding exported protein of unknown function (Evidence 5 : Unknown function; MaGe:77310861) produces the protein MHLNRLKLGWWSHLLLCLCLVLAPFTARAGEAVFYYHNDATGSPVAITNSAGTVVWKADYEPFGELAGLVENVPNPQQFLAKTVDPETSLHLLGARYYDGKMGRFLSVDPALLQGRQASQLGRSQFLNPYSYSINNPYRFSDPTGNTPIDLIFLAVDVARFGVAVYTGDGVGAAAIDVGLSLAGVVSPIAGTGEALKVGRAADHALDAVKGLDTAGDATRAVLPKNPDDLLNQGYREVSHPNAAEKGHRSFENPETGDKLRFDKGDPSEKGMKARDQYHRENSNTTGKQDKYLDKDGNPCRDGCRASHLFPGD, from the coding sequence ATGCATTTGAATCGGTTGAAGCTCGGCTGGTGGAGCCATTTGCTGCTATGTCTCTGCCTGGTACTGGCGCCGTTCACTGCACGGGCGGGCGAGGCGGTGTTTTACTATCACAACGATGCGACGGGCTCGCCGGTGGCGATCACGAACAGCGCTGGCACGGTTGTGTGGAAGGCGGACTACGAGCCGTTCGGTGAGCTCGCGGGGCTGGTGGAAAATGTCCCGAACCCTCAGCAGTTTCTCGCGAAGACGGTCGATCCCGAAACCAGCCTCCATCTCCTCGGTGCCCGCTACTACGACGGAAAGATGGGGCGATTCCTCAGCGTCGATCCGGCGCTGCTTCAAGGGCGACAGGCCTCTCAGCTTGGCCGCTCGCAGTTTCTCAATCCCTATTCGTATTCGATCAACAATCCGTATCGCTTTAGCGATCCCACGGGCAATACTCCGATCGACCTGATCTTCCTCGCCGTGGATGTGGCCAGGTTCGGTGTGGCGGTCTATACCGGTGATGGAGTTGGAGCAGCCGCCATTGATGTGGGGCTCAGTCTCGCTGGCGTGGTGAGCCCGATAGCAGGAACTGGGGAAGCGCTCAAAGTAGGGCGAGCGGCTGACCATGCACTAGACGCTGTAAAGGGGCTTGATACAGCTGGCGATGCTACAAGGGCTGTCTTGCCAAAAAATCCTGACGATCTCCTTAACCAGGGGTATAGGGAAGTCAGTCACCCAAATGCGGCGGAAAAAGGTCATCGGTCGTTTGAGAATCCAGAGACTGGAGATAAATTACGATTTGATAAAGGTGATCCAAGCGAAAAAGGCATGAAAGCGCGCGATCAATACCATCGCGAAAACTCCAACACAACAGGGAAGCAGGATAAGTATCTCGATAAAGATGGAAATCCATGCCGTGATGGCTGCAGGGCATCACATTTGTTCCCGGGAGATTAG
- a CDS encoding hypothetical protein (Evidence 5 : Unknown function; MaGe:77310862) gives MDPVGMYKCFVRGVITPFDDYIQLVLAVLKSQNLSILCCHEIGAYSISFNETDTRHLQNSCIAIIVVITIDSR, from the coding sequence GTGGACCCTGTAGGCATGTATAAATGTTTTGTTCGGGGAGTAATTACGCCATTCGATGATTACATACAGCTCGTTCTGGCCGTGCTCAAGAGTCAAAACCTCTCCATCCTCTGCTGCCATGAGATTGGAGCCTACAGCATCAGTTTCAATGAGACGGACACCAGACACCTCCAGAACAGCTGCATAGCGATCATCGTCGTCATCACCATAGATTCCCGATAA